One stretch of Pseudomonas fluorescens Q2-87 DNA includes these proteins:
- a CDS encoding putative bifunctional diguanylate cyclase/phosphodiesterase, which produces MPIQRPDTLRSAPGNASSVDAISGIATNLFRQRFDQIKEAYILFPLSAVVLLLAIWAGTLYLIEVERGRAQQEIAAASLEIAATYEAQILRAVREIDQTLKLIKYAYESEGERNPLPSLKTRALLPSPYVFDVSVVDASGVVVASTQASETGLQLARDTLQNVWHATTLSISRPWKNPVTGEWRLRFSRRLDAADGGFSGIAMVEVDAAYFVSSYDASKLGDRGVLGLLGTDGLFRVRRTGEAVTAGDAVNYATVVPDTENTEAVLSVNGWDEVLRYTSSRQLYDFPLAVIVGLSEEEQLAAVTRQARIYLWRAAGGSLLLVLLVGLLSRTSWQLAQSRARAAQAKITYAERVEYLAYHDGLTALPNRSLFSKVLTQSILEASRYDRQLAVLFLDLDRFKQINDTLGHDAGDQLLQEVAQRLKGCLRASDTVARLGGDEFVILLPELSEDKYVATTAHKILTAIARPFNLQGQEFRVTASVGVSLFAQDGLDEQTLMKNADIAMYQAKQKGKNNFQFYSEKMNADSLERMTLELSLRHALERQEFQLHYQAKRDIRSGRITGMEALLRWNHPDLGMVAPMQFIPVAEETGLIVSIGKWVLQTACRQNVAWQQQGLPRLSIAVNLTARQFSDESLLADLTAILAETGMDASLLELEIAERLLMQDVTRALRVLTGLKKLNIRIAIDDFGIGYSSLSALQQFPLDSIKIDRSFICDTASVPEDKALTEAIIAMGRTLSLTVVAQGVETKEQADFLRANACDEFQGFYFNKPVPAGQFKALLQAQATHGADPA; this is translated from the coding sequence ATGCCGATCCAACGGCCCGATACATTGAGGTCGGCCCCTGGCAACGCCAGTTCCGTGGATGCCATTTCTGGCATCGCGACCAACCTTTTCCGGCAACGCTTCGACCAGATCAAGGAAGCCTATATCCTGTTTCCGTTGTCAGCGGTTGTCCTGTTGCTGGCGATCTGGGCGGGTACCCTGTACCTGATCGAGGTCGAACGGGGTCGCGCGCAGCAGGAGATCGCGGCGGCAAGCCTGGAAATCGCCGCGACTTACGAAGCGCAGATCCTGCGGGCGGTGCGTGAGATCGACCAGACGCTCAAACTCATCAAATATGCCTATGAGTCCGAGGGCGAACGCAATCCGCTGCCCAGTCTCAAGACGCGGGCGCTGTTGCCATCGCCGTATGTGTTTGATGTCAGCGTGGTTGACGCTAGCGGTGTGGTTGTCGCGAGCACCCAAGCGAGCGAGACAGGCCTGCAGCTTGCCCGGGATACGCTGCAGAATGTCTGGCACGCGACCACGCTGTCGATCAGCCGTCCCTGGAAAAACCCGGTCACGGGCGAGTGGCGATTGCGCTTCAGCCGTCGGCTTGACGCGGCGGACGGCGGGTTCTCCGGCATCGCCATGGTTGAAGTCGATGCAGCCTATTTTGTCAGCAGCTATGACGCCTCGAAGCTCGGCGACCGAGGGGTGCTCGGGTTGCTTGGCACCGATGGCCTCTTCCGCGTTCGGCGCACTGGCGAAGCCGTGACCGCCGGTGACGCGGTCAATTATGCGACGGTGGTGCCGGACACGGAAAACACCGAGGCCGTGCTGTCGGTCAATGGCTGGGACGAGGTGCTGCGCTACACCAGTTCCCGCCAACTCTACGACTTTCCACTGGCGGTGATCGTAGGGTTGTCCGAGGAAGAACAACTGGCCGCCGTGACCCGGCAGGCGCGCATCTATCTGTGGCGTGCGGCGGGCGGCAGCTTGCTGCTGGTGCTGCTGGTAGGCCTGTTGAGTCGCACCAGCTGGCAGTTGGCGCAAAGTCGTGCGCGCGCCGCCCAAGCCAAGATCACCTACGCCGAACGGGTCGAATACCTGGCCTATCACGACGGCTTGACCGCGCTGCCCAATCGCAGTTTGTTCAGCAAGGTCTTGACCCAGAGCATTCTCGAGGCCAGTCGATATGATCGACAACTGGCGGTGCTTTTCCTGGACCTGGACCGTTTCAAGCAGATCAACGACACGCTGGGCCACGATGCTGGCGACCAGTTGTTGCAGGAGGTCGCCCAGCGACTCAAGGGCTGCCTGCGTGCCAGCGATACCGTCGCCCGATTGGGCGGCGATGAGTTCGTGATACTGCTGCCTGAATTGTCCGAGGACAAATACGTGGCGACCACCGCGCATAAGATCCTCACCGCCATCGCCCGGCCGTTCAATCTCCAGGGCCAAGAATTCCGTGTGACCGCCAGTGTCGGTGTCAGCCTCTTCGCCCAGGACGGCCTCGACGAGCAGACGCTCATGAAAAACGCCGATATCGCGATGTACCAGGCCAAGCAGAAGGGTAAGAACAACTTCCAGTTCTATTCCGAAAAAATGAATGCCGACTCCCTGGAGCGCATGACGCTGGAGCTCAGCTTGCGCCACGCGTTGGAGCGCCAGGAATTCCAGTTGCACTACCAGGCCAAGCGCGACATCCGCAGCGGGCGGATCACTGGCATGGAGGCGCTGCTGCGCTGGAATCACCCCGACCTGGGCATGGTCGCGCCCATGCAGTTTATTCCGGTCGCCGAAGAGACGGGGCTGATCGTGTCGATCGGCAAGTGGGTGCTCCAGACGGCCTGCCGCCAGAACGTTGCCTGGCAACAACAGGGATTACCGCGTTTGAGTATCGCCGTGAACCTGACAGCGCGTCAGTTCAGCGATGAAAGCCTGCTGGCGGACCTCACTGCGATACTGGCCGAAACCGGCATGGACGCCAGCCTGTTGGAACTTGAAATCGCCGAAAGATTGCTCATGCAGGATGTCACCCGGGCGTTGCGGGTGTTGACCGGTCTGAAGAAGCTCAATATCCGTATCGCCATCGACGACTTCGGTATCGGTTATTCTTCCCTCTCGGCGCTCCAGCAATTTCCGCTGGACTCCATCAAGATCGATCGCTCGTTTATCTGCGACACGGCCAGCGTGCCGGAAGACAAGGCCTTGACCGAAGCCATTATCGCCATGGGCCGCACCCTGAGCCTCACCGTGGTCGCCCAGGGCGTGGAAACCAAGGAACAAGCCGACTTCCTGCGGGCAAACGCCTGCGATGAATTCCAAGGCTTTTACTTCAACAAACCGGTACCCGCCGGGCAGTTCAAGGCGCTGCTGCAAGCACAGGCAACCCACGGGGCGGATCCAGCATGA
- a CDS encoding substrate-binding domain-containing protein — MEQAMRCARLVGVAVAGLLLCGASAAAEADIVVVVANSSAVKVLTRSQVADIFLGKVNRFPDGGQATPVDQPEGAATRDEFYSTFTGKSPAQIKAHWSKIIFTGRGQPPQVVTSSAEVKKRIAENPETIGYIEASEVDGSVRALPPAPQ, encoded by the coding sequence ATGGAGCAGGCCATGCGGTGTGCGAGGCTCGTCGGAGTCGCTGTAGCGGGACTTCTCCTGTGCGGGGCCAGCGCGGCCGCTGAAGCCGACATAGTGGTGGTCGTCGCGAACTCCAGCGCGGTGAAGGTGCTCACGCGCAGCCAGGTGGCGGATATTTTCCTTGGCAAGGTCAATCGTTTCCCCGATGGCGGCCAAGCCACACCAGTCGACCAGCCCGAAGGGGCCGCTACGCGCGATGAGTTCTATTCGACATTCACCGGCAAGTCGCCGGCGCAGATCAAGGCGCATTGGTCGAAAATAATCTTTACCGGCAGGGGCCAGCCTCCGCAGGTGGTGACAAGCAGCGCGGAGGTCAAGAAACGTATCGCGGAGAATCCGGAAACGATCGGTTATATCGAGGCCAGCGAGGTCGACGGCAGCGTCAGGGCATTGCCCCCTGCCCCGCAATGA
- a CDS encoding porin, whose protein sequence is MAPTLNRLALAMVTLNAAAANAADMSMFSLSSFGTAGIVHSSERKADFTSSIFKPNGAGHSRNWSADVDSLIGAQLTATFTPQLSAVVQVISEQRYDNSYRPFFEWANIKYQFTPDFSARIGRTVLPTFLVSDTRKVGYTLPWVRAPMELYSLMPITSSDGVDGSYRFRVGDVTNTVHAHYGQTDSRQPGGAGKALTRNLWGLTNTAEVGALTTRITYMKADLTLEQFNSIFDTFREFGEEGIAIADRYDSDDTPVDFIGVGASYDPGDWFVMSEWGRLDSRSGLGKTSGWYISGGYRIEAFTPYITYARSKTETEVSAPGLTTSTLPPAFAGIATELNGALNSILGSNEGQQTLSLGVRWDFTKNMDAKLQYDHTRLKGNSVGPLINSQPDFDSGGSFNVISLAVDFVF, encoded by the coding sequence ATGGCGCCGACACTCAACAGGCTGGCCTTGGCAATGGTGACCCTCAATGCCGCCGCAGCCAACGCCGCAGACATGTCGATGTTCTCGCTGAGCAGTTTCGGCACTGCGGGGATCGTCCATTCGAGCGAGAGAAAAGCCGACTTCACTTCCTCTATCTTCAAGCCCAACGGCGCAGGGCACTCGCGCAATTGGAGCGCCGACGTCGACAGCCTGATCGGTGCCCAGTTGACCGCCACTTTCACCCCGCAGCTTTCAGCCGTGGTGCAGGTCATTTCGGAGCAGCGCTACGACAACAGTTACCGGCCGTTCTTCGAATGGGCCAACATCAAGTACCAGTTCACACCTGATTTCAGTGCCCGTATCGGCCGAACCGTCCTGCCGACCTTCCTGGTTTCCGATACCCGGAAAGTCGGCTATACCCTGCCCTGGGTGCGAGCGCCCATGGAGCTCTACAGCCTGATGCCGATTACCAGCAGCGACGGCGTCGATGGCAGCTACAGATTTCGGGTCGGTGACGTGACCAATACCGTGCACGCTCACTACGGCCAGACCGACAGCCGCCAGCCTGGCGGCGCCGGCAAGGCATTGACGAGGAATCTCTGGGGGCTGACCAACACCGCCGAGGTCGGCGCCCTGACCACGCGCATTACCTACATGAAGGCCGACCTGACCCTGGAGCAGTTCAATTCGATCTTCGACACCTTCCGTGAGTTCGGTGAGGAAGGGATCGCCATCGCCGATCGCTACGACTCCGATGACACACCGGTGGATTTCATTGGCGTGGGCGCCAGCTATGATCCGGGCGACTGGTTCGTCATGAGTGAATGGGGCCGTCTCGACAGCCGCTCCGGCCTGGGCAAGACAAGCGGCTGGTACATCAGCGGCGGATACCGCATTGAAGCGTTCACGCCCTATATCACCTACGCGCGATCCAAGACTGAAACGGAAGTCTCAGCGCCAGGCTTGACGACCTCTACCCTGCCGCCCGCCTTTGCGGGAATCGCCACGGAGCTCAACGGCGCGCTCAATTCCATTCTGGGCTCAAACGAAGGCCAGCAAACCCTTTCCCTCGGTGTGCGGTGGGACTTCACGAAAAACATGGACGCCAAGCTGCAATACGATCACACCCGCTTGAAGGGCAACTCTGTCGGTCCGTTGATCAACAGCCAACCGGACTTCGATTCCGGGGGCTCGTTCAACGTCATCAGCCTAGCTGTGGATTTTGTATTCTGA
- a CDS encoding ATP-binding protein, which translates to MSIQRPDILRLDPGIALCPQPDSRAGLLRRVFDQAREAYILFPLLAALLLLAIWSATLYLIRVEHLRAQQSAATASLEIGATYEAQMLRAIHEIDQTLKLVKYTYEAEGEPNPLPRLQERALLPPALVFDVSVVKPDGAPIASTRANDREKIADPDEQQTLRRSDSLSISRPWKSPATGEWRLRFSRRLDAANGALAGIARVEVDAAYFVSSYDTSKLGDRGVLGLLGTDGIFRVRRTGDAVMAGNAVDYAAVVPDTDNTEAVLSANGWDEVRRYTSARQLYDFPLAVIVGLSEDEQLAAVTRQAHTYLWRAAGGSLVLVLLVALLARMSWQLAQSRLRAAEAQKQLAAAARQAGMAEIATNVLHNVGNVLNSVNICADLVTRKLRTSKAQGLGKAVQLMNEHADDLADFISQDAKGKLLPGYLNQLVEALAIEQQSMTDELEQLTKSVDHIKEIVSAQQSYAGASSIAETVQIKELIEDALRMNVGILAARQITVVRNFAATPLLQLDKHRVLLILVNLIKNASSAMDDRPGLQPQITLVTEVQLGNTLVIRVIDNGEGIVPENLTRIFAHGFTTRKDGHGFGLHSCVLAAMEMGGSLEAHSDGPGTGATFTLKLAIKASEQAQFA; encoded by the coding sequence ATGTCCATCCAGCGGCCCGATATTCTGCGGTTGGACCCTGGTATTGCTCTTTGTCCGCAGCCTGATTCCCGGGCCGGCCTGCTCCGGCGCGTCTTCGACCAGGCCAGGGAAGCCTACATTCTGTTTCCGCTGCTGGCCGCGCTCCTGTTGCTGGCGATCTGGTCGGCCACCCTCTACCTGATCCGAGTCGAACACCTGCGTGCACAGCAGAGCGCTGCCACCGCCAGTCTGGAAATCGGCGCGACATATGAAGCACAGATGTTGCGCGCAATCCATGAAATCGATCAAACCCTCAAGCTGGTCAAATATACCTATGAAGCCGAAGGCGAGCCCAATCCCCTGCCCCGGCTCCAGGAACGCGCCCTGCTGCCGCCGGCCCTGGTATTTGATGTCAGCGTGGTCAAGCCCGACGGCGCCCCCATAGCGAGCACACGGGCAAACGATCGGGAGAAAATCGCTGATCCGGATGAACAGCAGACGCTGCGACGTAGCGATTCACTGTCCATCAGCCGCCCGTGGAAGAGCCCCGCCACGGGCGAATGGCGACTGCGTTTCAGCCGCCGACTCGACGCGGCGAATGGCGCGCTCGCCGGCATCGCCAGGGTCGAGGTCGATGCGGCCTACTTCGTCAGCAGCTATGACACCTCGAAGCTCGGCGACCGAGGGGTGCTCGGGTTGCTCGGAACCGACGGCATTTTTCGCGTCCGGCGCACTGGTGACGCCGTGATGGCGGGCAATGCGGTGGACTACGCCGCGGTGGTGCCGGACACGGACAACACCGAGGCCGTGCTGTCGGCCAATGGGTGGGACGAGGTGCGGCGTTACACCAGCGCACGCCAACTTTATGATTTTCCTCTGGCGGTGATAGTCGGGCTGTCCGAGGACGAACAACTGGCCGCCGTGACCCGGCAGGCGCACACCTATTTGTGGCGCGCGGCGGGCGGCAGCCTGGTGCTGGTGCTGCTGGTGGCGCTGCTCGCCCGGATGAGCTGGCAACTGGCGCAAAGTCGCTTGCGCGCCGCCGAAGCCCAGAAGCAACTGGCCGCCGCGGCCCGCCAGGCCGGTATGGCCGAAATCGCCACCAATGTCCTGCACAACGTCGGCAATGTGCTCAACAGCGTGAACATTTGCGCAGACCTGGTCACCCGCAAACTGCGCACCAGCAAGGCTCAAGGGCTTGGCAAGGCGGTGCAGTTGATGAACGAGCATGCCGATGACCTTGCAGATTTCATCTCCCAGGACGCCAAAGGCAAGCTGCTGCCGGGTTACCTGAACCAATTGGTGGAAGCACTGGCGATTGAACAGCAGAGCATGACCGACGAACTCGAACAACTGACCAAAAGCGTTGATCACATCAAGGAAATCGTCTCCGCCCAGCAATCCTATGCGGGCGCCTCCAGCATCGCCGAGACGGTCCAGATCAAGGAACTGATCGAGGATGCCCTGCGCATGAATGTCGGCATACTCGCGGCGCGCCAGATCACCGTGGTGCGCAACTTTGCCGCGACACCCTTGCTGCAACTGGACAAGCACCGAGTACTGCTGATCCTGGTCAACCTGATAAAAAATGCCAGCAGCGCAATGGATGACAGGCCAGGTCTACAGCCGCAGATCACCCTGGTCACCGAGGTGCAGCTGGGCAATACCCTGGTTATCCGAGTGATCGATAATGGTGAGGGCATCGTGCCGGAAAACCTGACGCGCATCTTTGCCCATGGCTTCACCACACGCAAAGATGGCCATGGTTTCGGCTTGCACAGCTGCGTGCTGGCCGCCATGGAAATGGGCGGCTCGCTGGAGGCTCACAGTGACGGCCCGGGCACCGGAGCGACCTTTACGCTCAAATTGGCGATCAAGGCCTCCGAGCAGGCCCAGTTTGCGTAA
- a CDS encoding MBL fold metallo-hydrolase has translation MNSHLNVAVQQDGTQQHSNNQRDSSAYEELVPSRYALKVGEIDVLVVSDGVLPLPTTTMSTNADPQARAAWFKDMFLGPDAFDWALNVLVVRSGEQTVLVDAGLGGQFPGFPRAGQFPKRLEAAGIDLGSVTDVIITHMHMDHIGGLLVDEVKNRLRPDVRIHVAAAEVAFWAAPDFSLTAMPSPVPEVLRSTAEQFMNEYRSKVRTFEQSHEVAPGVVVKLTGGHTPGHSVVHVTSAHERLTFAGDALFPVAFDHPDWHNGFEHDPEESVRVRVRLMQEAAASGELLVATHLPFPSVGRVAVDGDAFRWVAAFWDY, from the coding sequence TCGCCGTCCAGCAGGACGGAACACAGCAGCACAGCAACAACCAGCGGGACTCGAGCGCATATGAAGAACTGGTTCCTTCGCGTTATGCATTAAAGGTCGGTGAGATTGACGTACTGGTCGTCAGTGATGGGGTCCTCCCGCTGCCGACAACGACCATGTCCACCAACGCCGACCCGCAAGCGCGCGCCGCCTGGTTCAAGGACATGTTCCTGGGGCCCGACGCGTTCGACTGGGCCCTGAATGTGCTGGTGGTGCGCAGCGGCGAACAGACCGTACTCGTCGATGCCGGGTTGGGCGGCCAGTTTCCCGGTTTTCCGCGAGCCGGGCAGTTTCCCAAACGTCTCGAGGCGGCCGGGATCGATCTTGGTTCCGTGACGGATGTGATCATCACCCACATGCACATGGACCATATCGGTGGTTTGCTCGTCGATGAGGTGAAGAATCGGCTGCGGCCAGACGTGCGGATCCACGTGGCGGCGGCTGAGGTCGCCTTCTGGGCCGCGCCGGATTTTTCCCTCACGGCCATGCCGTCGCCGGTGCCGGAAGTCCTGCGCTCGACCGCCGAGCAGTTCATGAATGAATACCGCAGCAAAGTGCGCACCTTCGAACAAAGCCATGAAGTGGCGCCAGGCGTGGTGGTCAAGCTCACCGGCGGCCATACGCCCGGGCACAGCGTGGTCCACGTGACATCTGCCCACGAGCGCTTGACCTTCGCGGGAGACGCCCTGTTCCCCGTCGCATTCGACCATCCCGATTGGCACAACGGCTTTGAGCATGACCCCGAGGAATCGGTTCGCGTTCGGGTGCGCCTCATGCAAGAGGCGGCTGCGTCAGGTGAGCTACTGGTTGCCACGCACCTGCCATTCCCCTCCGTTGGCCGGGTGGCGGTCGATGGTGACGCCTTCCGGTGGGTGGCGGCGTTTTGGGATTATTGA